A genomic window from Plutella xylostella chromosome 23, ilPluXylo3.1, whole genome shotgun sequence includes:
- the LOC105398204 gene encoding uncharacterized protein LOC105398204 — MKAATFAIFALVCITLASCRPDKPDLKKLKEEATRKKACMNDCTSEKFEPICAGKPGEKPKSFGSVCVLNNYNCENKETLKKTSNGECPGSDGIRLS, encoded by the exons ATGAAAGCTGCTACCTTCGCCATTTTTG CGCTAGTCTGCATAACCCTGGCGTCCTGCCGCCCCGACAAGCCAGACCTGAAGAAGCTCAAGGAAGAAGCCACTCGCAAGAAGGCGTGCATGAACGACTGCACCAGCGAGAAGTTCGAGCCGATCTGCGCGGGCAAGCCCGGCGAGAAGCCCAAGTCCTTCGGCAGTGTGTGTGTGCTGAACAACTATAATTGCGAGAATAAGGAGA CCCTGAAGAAGACGAGCAATGGAGAGTGTCCCGGCTCCGACGGCATCCGACTGTCTTAA